A stretch of the Lactuca sativa cultivar Salinas chromosome 9, Lsat_Salinas_v11, whole genome shotgun sequence genome encodes the following:
- the LOC111905084 gene encoding transcription factor MYB87-like, whose product LKYTRPNIKRGKFSHDEDKVICVLFASICSRWSIMAAQLPGRTDNDINNYWNTKLKKKMMSNLITLLEHRKTLQHLQCFISSTNYSYPSRSIFQNSNINVNAPLSSSISSSPSYLYSINTSSYHDQTLSIPSSPRINDANLQHPVLQSQDHGFLGLFSTETYQQEVKDSSTLVFIGGDQASYSSNSDGSCHYQYRSTVGVYCDSPKLFRF is encoded by the exons TTGAAATATACGAGACCAAACATTAAACGTGGCAAATTTTCTCATGATGAAGATAAAGTTATATGTGTCCTCTTTGCTAGCATTTGTAGCAG GTGGTCAATAATGGCAGCACAATTACCAGGAAGAACAGACAATGATATCAACAACTACTGGAACACAAagctgaagaagaagatgatgagcaACTTAATCACCCTACTCGAACATAGAAAAACTCTTCAACATCTTCAATGTTTTATTTCTTCAACAAACTATAGCTACCCATCACGATCGATTTTTCAAAATAGTAATATCAATGTTAATGCTCCATTATCATCATCAATTTCATCGTCTCCATCATATTTGTACAGTATAAATACTTCTAGCTACCATGATCAAACCTTATCTATCCCATCTAGCCCTAGAATTAATGATGCTAATCTTCAACATCCAGTTCTCCAATCACAAGATCATGGATTTCTCGGTTTGTTTTCCACGGAGACTTACCAGCAGGAGGTAAAAGACAGTTCTACCCTTGTCTTCATTGGAGGTGATCAAGCTAGTTATAGTTCTAATTCCGATGGGAGCTGCCATTATCAGTATCGTAGTACTGTTGGTGTATATTGTGACAGCCCAAAACTTTTCCGTTTCTGA